Proteins encoded together in one Desulfosporosinus meridiei DSM 13257 window:
- a CDS encoding cupin domain-containing protein: MKIITNADTKAADRSDVIMKTLFGEEALKDAQVTMGTVVFPPGARVPAEGAGVHAEHEYSFIMRGSILTVSGGKECRVSEGQASLIPAGEEHWAVNDGAESCEIVWFLVKQS, translated from the coding sequence ATGAAAATTATTACAAACGCGGATACTAAAGCAGCTGATCGTAGTGATGTGATCATGAAAACGCTCTTCGGAGAAGAAGCTCTTAAGGATGCCCAGGTGACTATGGGAACCGTGGTATTTCCTCCCGGAGCAAGGGTTCCGGCTGAAGGAGCGGGAGTGCACGCTGAGCATGAATACTCGTTTATAATGCGGGGGTCTATTTTAACCGTGAGTGGGGGTAAAGAATGCCGGGTATCGGAAGGTCAAGCATCTTTAATCCCGGCGGGTGAGGAACATTGGGCTGTAAACGATGGAGCAGAGAGCTGTGAAATAGTCTGGTTCTTAGTGAAACAATCTTAA
- a CDS encoding GDYXXLXY domain-containing protein — protein MTKRKTFIIAVAIPLFILLAMTIKPQATLIFGQEIVLETKAYDPTDLFRGDYVAINFAISDVPKSKVSLPVDKVYNKTLYVNLKQEGRYYVVDQVSESKPKQGVYLKGKFQGSFNETNSYRVDYSLDKYFVEQGSGKDLELESFKGGLEGRVKVLGGYGVLTGIAPR, from the coding sequence ATGACCAAACGAAAAACTTTCATTATTGCTGTAGCGATCCCCCTGTTTATCCTCTTAGCTATGACTATTAAACCTCAAGCAACTCTTATCTTCGGGCAAGAGATTGTGTTGGAAACAAAGGCTTACGACCCGACAGATCTCTTTCGAGGAGACTATGTGGCCATTAACTTTGCAATATCTGATGTTCCAAAGTCTAAAGTTTCTCTACCAGTCGATAAGGTCTATAATAAAACCCTTTATGTCAACCTTAAACAAGAGGGCAGGTATTATGTGGTTGATCAGGTCAGTGAATCAAAACCCAAACAAGGAGTTTACCTGAAAGGCAAATTTCAGGGTTCCTTCAATGAGACTAATTCCTATCGTGTCGACTACAGCCTGGATAAGTATTTTGTGGAACAAGGGAGTGGTAAGGATCTTGAACTGGAATCCTTTAAGGGTGGGCTTGAGGGAAGGGTAAAGGTGCTCGGTGGCTATGGGGTTTTGACGGGAATTGCACCGCGTTAA
- a CDS encoding M24 family metallopeptidase has translation MGSYTARIQKIQAIMKSQNTDYMVFAPTSHLFYLTGLKTTADERLQVFLVPAEGKPVMIMPDMYREAAENLEEKNFELATWSDETDPVNLLLPLIKKGSAIAAIDERMWAGHFLSLRRAFVGFEFIGVSNLMREIRMFKDQYEMSQLAKAGGLTDKVMAEVRMVIQPGISEKELAFFVESKLKEYGAEELSFKPIVASGPNTSSPHHYTGERKLQMGDLVVLDFGGLFQGYCSDMTRTFSVGKASAEVKKVFNAVKDANEAGFLAVQQGIACEKVDEVAREVISRAGYGEYFIHRTGHGIGLDIHEDPYIVKGNQEILKTGMTFSIEPGIYLPGKFGVRIEDIVGLTENGPVRFNNFSRELIET, from the coding sequence ATGGGTAGTTATACAGCAAGAATCCAAAAAATCCAAGCAATCATGAAATCTCAAAACACTGACTATATGGTATTTGCCCCTACGTCTCATCTTTTTTATTTAACAGGATTAAAGACTACAGCTGATGAAAGGCTGCAAGTTTTTTTAGTCCCGGCTGAAGGTAAGCCGGTAATGATCATGCCGGATATGTATCGAGAAGCAGCAGAGAACCTGGAAGAGAAGAATTTTGAATTAGCGACCTGGTCTGATGAAACAGATCCGGTGAATTTATTGCTTCCCCTAATTAAGAAGGGGTCAGCCATAGCAGCAATTGATGAAAGAATGTGGGCAGGACACTTCTTGAGTCTAAGAAGAGCTTTTGTTGGGTTTGAGTTCATTGGAGTCTCAAATCTAATGCGGGAAATCAGAATGTTTAAAGACCAATACGAGATGAGTCAACTTGCCAAAGCCGGGGGATTAACAGATAAGGTTATGGCGGAAGTACGGATGGTTATTCAACCGGGTATTTCTGAAAAAGAGCTAGCCTTTTTTGTGGAATCAAAGCTGAAGGAATATGGAGCGGAAGAGCTTTCCTTCAAACCCATTGTGGCCTCAGGGCCTAACACCTCCTCTCCTCACCACTATACCGGCGAAAGAAAGTTACAGATGGGGGATTTAGTGGTCTTAGATTTCGGAGGACTCTTCCAAGGATACTGCTCAGATATGACTCGAACTTTTTCTGTGGGCAAGGCCTCTGCAGAGGTCAAGAAAGTGTTTAATGCTGTAAAGGATGCGAACGAAGCCGGCTTTCTGGCGGTTCAGCAAGGGATTGCTTGTGAGAAAGTCGATGAGGTTGCTCGGGAAGTCATTTCTCGAGCCGGATATGGAGAATACTTTATTCACAGGACCGGACATGGCATAGGGCTGGATATCCACGAAGATCCGTATATAGTTAAGGGCAATCAAGAAATCCTGAAGACAGGTATGACTTTCAGTATTGAACCGGGGATTTATTTACCGGGCAAATTTGGGGTTCGCATTGAAGATATTGTTGGATTAACGGAAAACGGGCCGGTGCGCTTTAATAATTTTTCGCGCGAGCTTATCGAGACCTAA
- a CDS encoding ABC transporter ATP-binding protein codes for MEDNVLVQVQNLKMYFQSESSFSFNKKYIKAVDDVSFELFKGETFGLVGESGCGKSTLGRTILGLYKPNAGKVIFEGEDIVSLKNNRMKDMRKKMQLIFQDPSASLNPRKTIENILNEPFHIHNVGSKVERKAKIKELMNRVGLSEYHLSRYPHEMSGGQKQRVGIARALTLNPKLIICDEPVSALDVSIQAQVINLLEDLQKEYDLTYLFISHNLSVVHHICNRVGVMYLGKLVETGSHADIYHNTQHPYAKALISAIPNTDPDLQKERILLKGDVPSPANPPSGCRFHTRCPEVTELCSQAEPLLKEVFPGHFVACHGVE; via the coding sequence ATGGAAGATAATGTGCTTGTGCAGGTGCAGAACTTAAAAATGTATTTTCAGAGCGAAAGCAGCTTTTCTTTTAACAAAAAATATATTAAAGCCGTGGATGATGTTTCATTTGAATTGTTTAAAGGGGAAACCTTTGGGTTAGTGGGAGAATCCGGGTGCGGCAAAAGTACTCTGGGACGTACCATACTTGGGCTTTATAAACCAAATGCCGGCAAGGTGATTTTTGAGGGAGAGGACATAGTCTCCTTGAAAAATAACAGGATGAAGGACATGCGGAAGAAGATGCAGTTGATTTTTCAGGATCCCAGCGCATCCTTAAATCCCAGAAAGACCATTGAGAATATTTTAAATGAACCTTTTCACATACATAACGTTGGATCAAAGGTTGAGCGAAAAGCTAAAATCAAAGAATTAATGAATAGGGTAGGGTTATCTGAGTATCACTTGAGTCGTTATCCTCATGAAATGTCGGGAGGGCAAAAGCAAAGGGTAGGGATTGCCAGGGCTTTAACCTTGAACCCTAAGCTGATTATTTGCGATGAGCCAGTCTCTGCTTTAGATGTTTCGATTCAAGCGCAGGTTATTAATTTATTGGAAGATCTCCAAAAAGAGTATGACCTGACCTACTTATTTATCTCTCATAACCTAAGCGTGGTTCATCATATCTGTAATCGGGTTGGAGTCATGTACCTAGGAAAACTTGTTGAAACCGGCAGTCATGCGGATATTTATCATAACACTCAACATCCCTATGCCAAAGCTCTGATCTCGGCAATTCCCAATACTGATCCGGATCTTCAAAAAGAACGGATCTTGCTAAAAGGGGATGTGCCAAGTCCTGCTAATCCTCCATCTGGGTGTCGCTTTCACACTAGGTGCCCTGAGGTGACAGAATTATGTAGTCAAGCTGAGCCTCTGCTAAAGGAGGTGTTTCCGGGTCATTTTGTCGCTTGCCATGGAGTTGAATAA
- a CDS encoding ABC transporter ATP-binding protein, whose translation MSDDIGQDDLLRINNLNVQFRTSEGVFRAVRDVSISVRSGETLGIVGESGSGKSVTALSIMNLVPNPPGETSGEIIFNQQNLRELSLEEVRKIRGNEIAMIFQEPMTSLNPIHTCGKQIMEPLLLHKGFSKKEAKARALELLKMVGIPIPEQRFKEYPHQLSGGMRQRVMIAMALACRPKLLLADEPTTALDVTIQAQIMELLKNLRQEIDSAIIMITHDLGIITEMCDRVVVMYAGQVVESGPLKELIREPLHPYTEGLLRSIPTITKEKQRLHTIEGTVPSPFEMPFGCSFQPRCNYSTSNCSEQAPDLIHVSPDRAVRCWRQVNELGQDNRRVEHGR comes from the coding sequence ATGAGTGATGATATCGGACAGGACGATTTACTAAGAATTAATAACTTAAATGTGCAATTTAGAACTTCAGAGGGTGTGTTTAGGGCTGTTCGAGATGTGAGTATTTCAGTACGGTCAGGTGAAACTTTGGGCATTGTTGGGGAGAGTGGAAGCGGCAAAAGCGTTACCGCTCTATCAATTATGAACCTAGTACCTAATCCCCCCGGAGAGACATCGGGAGAGATAATTTTTAACCAGCAAAACCTCAGGGAACTATCTCTTGAAGAAGTTCGCAAGATCCGAGGGAATGAGATAGCCATGATATTTCAGGAACCTATGACTTCTTTAAACCCTATTCACACTTGTGGCAAACAGATCATGGAACCCCTCTTGCTGCATAAAGGCTTTAGCAAAAAAGAAGCTAAGGCTCGTGCCTTGGAACTCTTAAAGATGGTGGGTATTCCAATTCCGGAGCAAAGGTTTAAAGAGTACCCTCATCAATTATCAGGTGGAATGCGGCAGAGGGTCATGATCGCCATGGCTCTGGCCTGTCGGCCTAAACTGCTTTTGGCGGATGAACCAACAACAGCTCTAGATGTCACCATTCAGGCTCAAATTATGGAGTTGTTAAAAAATCTACGCCAGGAAATTGACTCGGCCATTATCATGATTACCCATGATTTGGGGATAATTACGGAAATGTGTGATCGAGTCGTAGTAATGTATGCGGGACAGGTTGTGGAGTCCGGCCCCCTTAAAGAATTGATCAGAGAGCCCCTGCACCCCTATACCGAGGGATTATTAAGGTCTATTCCTACCATTACCAAAGAGAAGCAGCGCTTACATACCATTGAAGGCACAGTGCCCAGCCCCTTTGAAATGCCCTTCGGGTGCAGTTTTCAACCCAGATGTAATTATTCAACGTCAAATTGTTCAGAGCAGGCTCCTGATTTGATCCATGTATCCCCAGACCGGGCTGTCAGATGCTGGCGTCAGGTCAATGAATTAGGCCAAGACAATAGGAGAGTGGAACATGGAAGATAA
- a CDS encoding helix-turn-helix domain-containing protein has protein sequence MENIYERIRSLRVSMNMTLKDLSEKTGLSVSFLSQVERGNSSLAITSLQKIADVFKVSMSSFFENTVTNSFFTPVEERKPFQIERSNSIFTRLGGNFSGKVLEPIHIVLAPHQGQEVVFNHPGEEFYYVLKGKVLMQVGDKEYEMNEGDTIHFPSLLDHTWHNQSDEPVHMIAVLTPIIFHE, from the coding sequence ATGGAGAATATTTATGAGCGAATTCGGAGCCTGCGTGTCAGCATGAATATGACGCTTAAAGACTTAAGTGAAAAAACAGGGCTATCCGTAAGTTTTCTGTCTCAAGTAGAACGAGGAAACAGCTCACTGGCTATCACATCCCTGCAAAAGATTGCGGATGTATTTAAAGTTTCTATGTCTTCTTTTTTTGAAAATACCGTGACTAACAGTTTTTTTACACCGGTTGAGGAGCGCAAGCCTTTTCAGATTGAACGATCAAATTCAATCTTTACCCGCTTAGGAGGTAACTTTTCCGGCAAGGTTTTGGAGCCGATTCATATAGTATTAGCCCCGCACCAAGGGCAGGAGGTTGTTTTTAATCATCCCGGCGAAGAGTTCTACTATGTGTTGAAGGGGAAAGTCCTAATGCAGGTGGGAGACAAAGAATACGAAATGAATGAAGGCGATACGATTCATTTTCCTTCCCTTTTAGACCATACCTGGCATAATCAGTCGGATGAACCGGTTCATATGATTGCTGTACTTACCCCCATTATTTTTCATGAGTAA
- a CDS encoding DUF2157 domain-containing protein: MKRQITKANFSLISKELGYFESSGLITEEQRLGILETYDVKSGPNFIRVVVTIGAILVGLGILSFIASNWDGITHFVKLLIIFGIFCGVNLAGYQLTETNPRTGRSLIYLGTLVYGAGIFLIGQMYNFGGDFPTAFLLWSLGVLPIAFQQKDKYLMLFANLLFLVYLFGSFEQGFPYAGWLGVPIVYLAFYYFDKARQLLFAANLISLSFILRIAISYDLDGLYVAMLFFCLGLVMYGVKRTFEQDVFRVQGHILFGVTGVILTIPELWDVLVNAQSTRLVSILFALAFVALLFFLIRKGSLISLVFICVTIFRYYTDTFAFLPKSLFFIVGGLLLLAFGFYFERMKTKGGTLA, translated from the coding sequence ATGAAACGGCAAATTACTAAAGCGAACTTCTCCTTAATCAGTAAGGAACTAGGTTACTTTGAAAGTTCGGGCTTAATCACAGAGGAACAAAGGCTTGGAATCTTAGAGACTTATGATGTCAAAAGCGGCCCAAACTTTATTCGAGTGGTAGTTACCATTGGTGCCATTTTAGTAGGACTGGGAATATTGAGTTTTATAGCCAGCAATTGGGATGGAATTACTCATTTTGTTAAGCTGCTAATTATCTTTGGGATTTTTTGTGGGGTAAACCTAGCGGGGTATCAGCTGACTGAGACCAATCCCAGAACCGGCAGGAGTTTAATCTACCTGGGCACACTTGTTTATGGAGCGGGTATCTTTCTGATTGGCCAGATGTACAATTTCGGAGGGGACTTTCCCACCGCGTTTTTGCTTTGGTCATTAGGTGTCCTGCCTATAGCCTTCCAGCAAAAGGATAAGTATTTAATGCTTTTTGCAAACTTGCTCTTTTTGGTCTATCTTTTCGGTTCCTTTGAACAAGGATTTCCTTATGCTGGCTGGCTGGGGGTTCCAATCGTGTATCTTGCTTTCTATTACTTTGATAAAGCCAGACAGTTGTTATTTGCAGCTAATTTGATAAGCTTAAGCTTTATTTTACGAATTGCCATAAGCTATGACCTAGATGGTTTATATGTAGCTATGCTCTTTTTCTGCCTAGGTCTAGTTATGTACGGAGTAAAGCGCACCTTTGAGCAGGATGTTTTCCGAGTTCAAGGTCATATCCTTTTTGGGGTAACCGGTGTAATTTTAACGATCCCTGAGCTATGGGATGTTTTGGTTAATGCCCAATCGACTCGTCTGGTAAGTATCCTCTTCGCCCTAGCTTTTGTGGCTCTGCTGTTTTTCTTAATCCGCAAGGGCAGTCTGATTAGTTTGGTCTTTATCTGTGTTACAATTTTCAGGTATTATACAGATACCTTTGCGTTTTTACCGAAATCCTTGTTTTTTATTGTAGGTGGTCTGCTCTTACTGGCTTTTGGTTTTTATTTTGAACGCATGAAAACAAAAGGGGGGACCTTGGCATGA